In the genome of Lathyrus oleraceus cultivar Zhongwan6 chromosome 4, CAAS_Psat_ZW6_1.0, whole genome shotgun sequence, the window AAGTACCTATGCATATGCATTGACTTGTTGCATCGAAAATGGTAGAAAACGGCGATCCTCCCCAACTTACCTGGAAACGCAAATTAAACCATCAAACAAATCTCCCATCTGAATTCATCTTGTCTATTAAAGATATCATTCATCTTGTAAGTTTTACGTTACGTTACACACTACTACTATCTTCCTTCCTTCCgattcattttcattttcattttctaTAGGCTCCAATTGGTTTTCGAATATGGCGCTATGTTCGTGAAGAAAAAGCCAAAGGAAAGGTAATCTCTCAAATCAATTCTGAATTCATCATTCCCATCATCATTCTCTTTCCTTCTTTCTCAGATTGGAGTCATCGATCCTTTTGCTAAGCGTCACATAACATCTTCCCACGGTGTTCCTTTAGGTGGCGTTGGGTCAGTCTTCATTTCTCTTCTAATTATTTATCAACATACATTTCACTATCTCTTGTTTCTCTTCAAACAGTGCAGGAAGCATTGGAAGAAGTTTTAAAGGCGACTTTCAGCGTTTGCAGCTCTTCCCTCTAGCATGCCAAGACAAACCAATCTTAGCAAATCAGTTTTCTGTATAACCTTATCTATTTTTCACATCTACACATTCTCACATTCATAATTACTTTTTTTTCTTTACTTTTTTTGACATATAAAATACTTTTATCTTAGCTTTTCGTTTCACGTCCAAATGGTGAAAAACATTCCACCGTCCTATGCTCAGGGAAGCCGGATGTATTGAAGTGAGCCATTATAGATTGTCTTGTAATTTCCAGATTTAGAATTTCTATATTTCATTTTATGAAGCAAATCTTATTCGTGAACTTCATTTAGAGAAAATCCAGCATCAGGGATTAAATCATGGGATTGGAATATGAATGGAGCAAGTTCTACATATCACGCATTATACCCAAGGGCTTGGACAGTATATGAGGGTAAGCTAGACTAATTGCCACACTTCCAACTCCATTCTGCATTGCATCTCTTCCATTGATCATCTCTATTGTTCAAATGCAGAACCTGATCCAGCATTGAGAATAGTTTGTCGCCAGATTTCACCTGTTATACCCCACAACTACAAGGAGAGCAGCTTTCCTGTATCCGTTTTTACTTTTACGGTAGGCAAAGGTCACTTCATTATAATCTAGGTTATAGTTTTATACATGTGAAGGTAATGATAATCAGTCAATTTTATTTCATACAGCTGAATAATTTAGGCAAAACAACAGCAGATGTCACCTTGCTTTTCACATGGGCTGTAAGTGAAATGTTTTTTGCTGGCTGTTTATTGTTACAGTATGTTGGTTTTGAATACTTGTGCGTTTTGTTGAGGTATTGAGTGCAAACAATTTGTTGTGTACATTCAGAATTCTGTTGGAGGACAATCTGAATTTACTGGTCATCACTTCAACTCAAAGATAAAGTAAGAAAATTGTTAGTTGGTTTACCGTCTACATGAAGATGTTCCCATTTGATTGCTTTCCCCATCCCCACGTCTTGCCTGTACTTTGCTCTAACATTCAAGATACACATTATCTCATGCTAGGAGGCCTGATGGCGTGCACGGCGTGCTTCTACATCACAAGTAACTCTCTAACTTGTTGATATATTTTTAGGCAATggatgaaaagaaatacaataGTTGAAATTATAAATTTATTGATATGTACATCTACAGGACTGCAAATGAGCAATCTCCGCTCACATTTGCGATTGCAGCAGAAGAGACTGAACATGTTCATATCTCAGAATGCCCTGTCTTTGTTATATCTGGTTCTTACGACGGCATCTCCGCAAAGGACATGTGGAATGAAGTTAAACAGGTTAGGGACCTGCTTTCAGATTTTATTGATCATTGTTTTTTGAAATGTCTATGTTCAATGTTATTACTATCAAGTTATTCATTCTTTATTCATGCTGTGTTGTCCCAGATAAGCTTCATTATGCTCCAAGCATTTTATAACACAAGAACTTGaattttcctttattttattttccttttgttttgTGCGCCTGAATTTCTTCTTATCAGTTATCATGACAATGATCAATACTTGACTCTACCACTCTTTCATCTTATTTTAAGATTAAAGAATCTTACCACTTGGAGTATTTATTAATTTTACACGCCACATGTTCATAGGTAGTAATAGTATTGGTCACTGCAATTATGGATTCACATCTGAAACTTATGTCGGAATCATATTTGCTAATCAAAAGATGAGGTAACTTTAGGAACTCATTCGCTGCAATCTACACTGTGTGTGATCTCAAGTCCAGTGTCAATGTGACTGAAACATCATTTACTAGCAGATTATGTTTGTAGAAACTCAGCACTTTAAGTTAACTAGGTTTGCAAGGGTGGACATGTTGCAGATCTAACTGAAGTTTAAATACTGTCAAGAAACCGAAGTTTGTTTTAATATTACTTCCAGTTCATGGTTTAATCTCCTCCCGTGAACATTTTAAGATAGGGATGTCTGAGCTGATTAAATGAAGATCATGCAATTGCAGATAGTGATCATTTTTGTGCTTTGTTCCCCTAAGAAACACTGTCATTTGTAGTTGTTGAAATTCTTTGTCAACTAGAGATATGACCAAAGTAGTAATATAAGTTTAGACAATCCTCGCCTCTTTGGCTGGCTTTTGAGGTTGAATTAAGCTTGACACTCAAACTCTAAAAGTAGTGTTAGAATTAGTCACAGGTAAAACATGTCTTGTGTCATTAGTTACTAACAGGATTGGAATTAGCAACCGCATATTAGTTTGTATTGGTTGTAGATATATTATACATACAAGTTACAACCTTGTTCAGTCTAATTAGATACACAGAAACTCAAATTCAATATGGTATCATAGTAGCCTCTAGTAGGGGGTGGGGATAGATATAGGGGCGGGTGCATTTGGAAGATTAAGGACATCGGGAGAGGAAGATTGTAACTTACTAGAAACATTTGACTCGTTTGGAGGAGAAGGAAATAATGGACTAGTCTCAAAGAATCGGACATATGCAGAAACAATGTACCGCCTAAGATCTGGGAGTAACATCAATAGCCTTTTTGCAGACAAGAATAGCCGGGGAAAAGACACTTGAGGAATTTTGTAGCAATTTTATCTTTCCATGCAGGGAGATCATCAACGAAACATGTGCATCCAAAGAGGCATATGGTATAGAGTAAATATGTTGTTCAGGGAATAAAATGGAAAGTTATAATGGGAGAAAGAGAGTAATGAACTTTAAGGGGAAAAAAGTGTCACTAAAACAAATGATGCCATACTCCCGGATAAAAGAATAGTTCCCTCTAGATATTAATTTTATAAGGATGTAAGATTGTAAGTTTGATAATATCAAGCTTCGTGTCATCCATGCGTTTATTTCACTAAACTAAATGATGGTACTCATTTTCTTTTCAGCATGGGTCATTTGACCATCTGAATTCTACTGAAACATCGGTGCCTTCAGAACCAGGATCATCCATTGGAGCAGCTATTGCAGCAACTGTGACTATTCCACCTGATGCTCAGCGCACTGTGACATTTTCATTGGCATGGGACAGCCCTGAAGTTAAGTTCCCTGGAGGACGGGTTTATAACAGGTTGGTGGTAGAAAACATGTATAAGAAGATTTCTTGTTTAAAGACCATACAAAACTAATTAAAATTGATTATCAGGCGTTACACCAAATTTTATGGTACTAAAGGAGATGCTGCAGCGGATATTGCTCATGATGCTATTATTGGTAATCTTCTtttttgaaatccattaaattTTGTACCTATAATGTGGAGATTGCATCTAGCATAGTTATATCAATAGATGGGCTTTAAGAGGCAGACTATATGTATTAATATTTTTATGCCAATTTTAGATGAAGTTTCCACCATTTTGACAAAACCGTGCAGAGGCATACTTATTTGTGAATAATTATATCAATAGATAGACTTTTAAGAGGCAGGCTATATTAATATTTTCCGTGTCAGTTTAAGATGAAGTTTTCACCATATTGACAAAAGTGTACAGATGCATGCTTATTTGTGATTATTGATACTATCGATAAATTACTTACTCAAACTTCTACGAATTGGTGATGTAGAACATCGTCAGTGGGAGTCCCAGATTGAAGATTGGCAAAGACCTATCCTTGAGGACAAGAGATTTCCTGAATGGTAATTATCAATTCTTTATTCACTGGCTGCTAGTGCAGTCAAAATCTAATGCTTTCAGAGTTCTGTGCAGGTACCCAACTACCCTTTTCAATGAACTTTACTTCCTGAATTCCGGGGGGTCAATTTGGACAGGTATTTTTAGCTCTTACAGTACGAATCCTATTTATCAGATAATTAGCTCAAGTTTATATTGCTTTTAAATTTCTCATAACCTCACATACATGTACATGACAGTATGTGCTACCATTGCCAATTTTTCATCATGATTTTTTCTTCTGTGCAGATGGTTCGCCTCCTGTGCAGAGTTTAGTTACCATAGGAGGAAGAAAATTTTCCCTGGATGGGTTCATATCTGATTCAGAGAATACCAACAATATATCACGTCAAAATGATACCGCTATTAACATTCTTGAAAGTTTTACCTCAGTAGTTGAGCAAATACAAACTTCATCTGCATCAAAGTCTGCATACGGAGTAAGTCTTCTCCAAGAAGGGGAAGAAAACATTGGTCAGTTTCTTTATCTTGAAGGACTTGAGTATCAAATGTGGAATACATATGATGTCCATTTTTACTCATCTTTTTCACTAGTCACGCTATTTCCAAAACTTGAACTTAGTGTTCAAAGAGACTTTGCTGCAGCAGTGCTGATGCATGATCCTGAAAAGATGCAACTTTTACATGATGGGCAAATGGTATCAAGAAAGGTTCTTGGTGCTGTTCCTCATGATATTGGAATCTGTGACCCGTGGTTTGAAGTAAATGGATATAATCTTTATAACACAGATAGGTGGAAAGACTTGAATCCAAAGTTTGTTCTTCAGGTTTACAGGGATGTGGTTGCTACCGGCGACAAGAAGTTTGCACGAGCTGTCTGGCCCTCTGTTTATATTGCAATTGCATATATGGACCAATTTGACAAGGATGGTGACGGAATGATTGAGAATGAAGGTTTCCCAGATCAAACTTATGACACATGGTCTGTAACTGGTGTAAGTGCTTATAGTGGTGGATTGTGGGTAGCGGCACTTCAGGCAACATCAGCCTTGGCACGTGAGATTGGAGATAAGGATTCTGAAGTTTATTTTTGGCACAAATTTCAAAAAGCAAAGGCTGTATATGAAAAATTATGGAATGGTTCATACTTCAATTATGATAGCAGTCGTGGAAGTTGCAATGGTGgaagtccaagttcatccataCAAGCTGATCAATTAGCTGGCCAGTGGTATGCTTGAACCTATATTTTTGCACTTGTAAGTTGTAGCTAAGGTTCACCTTTCTGTTTCTTTTGTTTTGCAGGTATGCTAGAGCATGCGGTCTTTCACCAATTGTTGATGAACACAAGATTAAAAGTGCACTTCAGGTGGTTTTTGACAACAACGTTATGAAAGTGAAGGGCGGGAAACGTGGTGCTGTAAATGGAATGTTACCTGATGGAAAAGTTGACATGTCATCAATGCAATCACGAGAAATATGGTCCGGAGTCACATACGCCGTAGCTGCAACAATGATTCAGGAAAACATGATTGATATGGCATTTCAAACTGCTGAGGGGATATATGAAGCTGCATGGTCCACCAATGGTCTCGGGTAAAGTTACTTGAGAGCTCCATGCATCTTGTTTCTTTCTTTATATACTAATAACTAATTAAGATTCTTGTTATATCTGGAAAAACAGTTATTCTTTTCAAACTCCTGAAGCTTGGAATACGAAAGATGAATATAGATCTTTATGTTACATGCGGCCATTAGCCATATGGGCAATGCAGTGGGCATTATCAAAAGAAAAGGTGAGTCAGGACGATGAAAGTGAGAAATCTTATATAAACGAGGAAGAAATCGTGTCTAGATGCCATGCTGGTTTTTCGAAAGTAGCTCGGCTTCTAAAGTGGAAGGAGGAGAGTGGATCCAGAAGTGTATTTCAGGTTATATATGACTTAACTTGCAAGAGGTATGTATAACCTGAAATCATTCTTCTGTAGATTACAAACTGCAACTTCTGTTTCATATAGACTCACCTTGTTAATTTTTCTTACTATTATTACAATGCAACTTCTATTGTGTAACTTTCTTTATTGGAGCACCTATTTAATAAATTATATTGCTTATATTATTGGAGCACCCCTTGTACTATACTCTATTTAGTAAAAAATTTACTTTTAAAAAATGATACCAAAAATTAATAAATCAATCCAAAACATTTTGTTTAATTTTGGACTAATTGTCTCCACTAAAAATAATAATGTTTTGGGGGTAGTGTGTTAAATGCATGTCTCAATTTAGACTCAAATATAGGTTTACAATATCAAAAACATAAACTTGCACCCTTTTAGTCATGCATCCAATATACATTACCTGGCAgtttataataataaaataatttaaatcaattattaaaatttaaaaaaaatatcatACTGCAAATTTGGACGTAGGTGTTGTAGTTTTTGGATGAATCAAGATTGATTTTAATGTATGTTTTTCTCTTTGTCATcttactttatttattttgttCATTATTTTTTTTTCCTACTCTTCTACCTTATacttcaaattttgttttaaaatcttttatttatttcttttcGTTTTTAAAAAACTTTATAAAATCACTTATTCAACACTTTTATTAATTGATGTTATAGTCAATTAAATACAACCTCATGTCATGTGTATTAAGGGCGGCTACACAAAAGGTGTCTACACATACAATGATGTAGGAGACTAGtaaaagcaaaaaaaaaaaaattaaagaaaaatatATGAGATAGATACCTTTCTCCATACTCAATTTATATTAATTTAAGAGGTTAATATTAGACATGACAAAAAAATCCCGTTTTTAGTCGGATTCAATTGCCACCGCACCAAATTTCACGGGAAAATTTTAATTTAATTGAGACAGATTGGATGCGAGGAAATTCGATTTTCAATTATAAGGGATCGTTTTTTAATTATAGGGAATATAATAATGAGGGGTGCTAGTAACCGCCGCAAGTCCACTCCTACCCCGTTTTGAcctattaaatttattttaagtTTAATATCATTTTTTGTCTCGTATCTTTTGGTAAGGATTTATTTTGATTCCTTAACTAAAAAAACGTCTATTTTTATCTCTTAATTATTCAAACAAAGTCACATTTATCCTTGACGTTAAAGGCGTTAGTCAAAGTCAATGGAAGATGTCAGGTGTTGCTTAGATGTATTAGTATTTGCTTATGTGGATAAATAATGCTGAGTTGGAATACTTAAAGGGACTAGTGCTTCATTTACTTCATTTGTTCTTTTTTCATGGAAACGTTTAATACTCGCTAACTCTGTGTGAAACGAAGGAAGAACTTCAAGTTCGATGTGACAAATGTAGAGGGAAATGGTGTTGGAAGCATTTGTACTGAATCAcatgatgataatgatgatgtGAGCTTTCATCATGACATTGACTTATATGTTGCATTTGATGATTCAAATGAAAATAGTGGTGATGATGGTTTATTGGGTATTAAAAATTTGTTAGGTTATTGTGATGAGACTGAGGGTATTAGCAAAAAAAAACATAAAGGGGGAATTTAGTGAGGTTGAAAGTGAGGATGATTGTGAAGAATTGGAAAGTGGGTGTGAAACAGATGGGGAAAGTGAATGTAATAGGAAGAAATACCCTATTTTCAAATTGGCAAAAAATATGTCAGACTATAAATGGGAGCTAGGGACATATTTTGCTACCAAGGTTGATTTCAAGGAAGGAGTTAATATATATGAAGTTCGGTCAGACATGAATCTGAAGTTTGCTAAAAATGACAAACAAAGGGTTAGGGTTATATGTAAGGTAGGGTGTAAGTGGAATGTCTTTTATGCCAAATTACCAAATGAAGATTCTTGGAAATTTAGGAAAGTTAAGGATGTTCATAAATGTAGCAAAACTTACAATAAGATGATGACTACAAAATGATTAATTAAGAGAATTCAGAAATCATTGAAAGGTAATCCTAAAATGAAAATCAAGGAAATCAAGGAAAATACCCAAAGGAAATAGAGTGTTGGTGTAAACAAGACTAAGGCAGTTAAGGCTAAGGTAGGGTGTGATATTTCTAATTGTATGATTagtctctttttgatgttgtcaaagggggagaagtatgATGCACACATTCAGGGGGAGCTTTCCATGAACAAGAATGCATTGACTCAAGTTTTGACATCATAAAAAAATGGAGAGTATATGAGTGCATCTTTCTGTTTATATAGGTTTATATAGgtttttgtatgatgtcaaaactaggaattaggatttatgtatattggacggtatcatCTGAGTCTAGATGTGCATTTTAGCATTCTTGCATTAGGAAAATCGTTTGGAATAAGATTGTGCATCAAAATATTGTGTCATTCATGAAAAATTGGTTTTAGGTGAAAATTTCAcattataggtcgacacatgcgCGAAATAGGTCGACACATAGCTCATCTGCAAATGCATAGGTCAACATATTGTAGGAACAAGTTGAAACATACACTGTAGTATTAAAGTCTATAAGGTTTTGTTTATGTGCTGACTGAACAGGTCGACCTACAGGCAGCACATTGCCTTGATATGTCGACACATGACCTCTGACAGGTCGACAAATTGCTTAAATAGGTCGACACATGGCTCGTACAGGTCAACCTATTGAACAAAAATGTTGAAAAATCACTCTTGTTTTCATtccttttgcattccttttgctttCTATTAGTCACATACATATAAATGCCATATACATGCATCATTATCTAGTATGGTTTCTAGAGTGTGcaaaacctacatgaatccaggatttcaaagcatcttatcatcttcaattcaatctatgcatacacacaataAAACTACACATCTATTGGGTGTCATCTATATTAGGATTGATAACATCCAATTATGATTGTTGTACCAAGAATATTGGGTTGATATCTTTGCGGGATTCAAATTAGAAAACCGaggtggggttttccttcaagaaCTACCAGCCCAATTAGCATCATAATACCCCACTAACATGGAATTTGAATCACGAGAATACAAAATTCCATAATCACATGTGCCATTCACATACTTCATAATCCTTTTTACTTGATTGATGTGACTCACTTTGGGTTGTGCTTGATGTCTAGCACAAACTCCAACAACAAAAGTTATCTCTGGTTTGCTTGTTGTAAGGTATAGAAGACTACCAATCATGCTTCTATATAAACTATGATCAACACTGATACCCTTTTCATCTTTAGATAACTTCAAGTGAGTAGGAGTGGGAGTTCTTTTCTTACTATCATTATCCAATCCAAATTTCTTCACAATATTCTTTGCACATTTGCTTTGACAAAGAAAGATggagtcttccatctgtttgacttggAGTCCAAGAAAGTAAGTTAATTCACCTgccaaactcatttcaaactcatATTGCATTTGATTGACAAAATGTTGGACCATCTCATCTGGCATCCCTCCAAATACAATATCATCCGCATAGATTTGAGATATCATAAGTTTTCCATCCTTCTCTTTGACAAAGAGAGTCTTATCAATTCCACCCTTTCTATATCCATGGTTAATGAGAAACTCAGTCAAACTTTCATACCaatctcttggagcttgttttaaaccatacAATGCCTTCTTTAATTTGAACATATGATTTGGGAAAGTAGGATCAACAAATCCttttggttgttcaacatacacaTCTACATTTAAatagccatttaaaaaggcacttttaacatccatttggaacaacTTGAACTTTAAAAGACATGTCATTCCAAGTAACTATCTAATAGACTCCAGGCGAGCCACaagagcaaatgtttcatcaaagtccactccttccatttgagtgtatccttgagcaacAAGTCTGGCTTTGTTTCTGGTAACAACACCTTATTCAGACTTGTTCTTATACAACCATATAGTACCAATAACATTTGTCCCTTCAGATCTTGGTACCAAATCCTAAAACTCATTTCTTTTGAATTGACCAAGTTCATCTTGCATAACATTAATCCaaaactcatcagtcaaggccTCCTTGATATTCTTGGGTTCAAATTTAGAAACAAAACATGCATTTGACACAACTTCCCTTGATCTGGTAATTATCCATTCATTTAGATTTCCTATTATAAGCTCCTTAGGATGTTCTTTCTAAATTCTGATGGAAGGTCCTTTGTCAGTTGGCTCATTCTCTACAGGTTCAATATTAGCACTTGAGTCTGCAACATCTTCAGGAACATCATTCATAGATGTTTCAACATCATCTGTGACATCAGATTCTTTAGTTGAGtcatcaacaacaatatttaTGTATTCCATCACCACCTTGGTTCTGGAGTTGAATATTATGTATGCTCTACTATTTGTAGAATATCCCAGAAAAATTCCCTCGTCACTTTTAGGATCCATTTTTCTCCTCTGCTCATGATTTGTCAAAATATAACATCTACTTCCAAATACATGGAAATACTTCACatttggctttcttcctttcaaaatttCATAAAGTGTAGCCTATGTACCAGATCTGATAGTCACTCTATTAAGGATATAGCATGCggtgttcatggcttcagcctAAAAATGATATTATAGTTTCTTAGCATGAAGCATGAACCTGACACATTCTTGAATAGTCATATTCTTGCGCTCAACCACACTATTCTGCTGAGGGGTGATAGGTGAAGAGAACTCATGATCAATCCCTTCAGAAGTGCAAAATTCATCAAACTttctattttcaaattccttcccatggtCACTTCTAATTCTAACAATACCACAATCCTTCTCTCTTTGAATCTTTTGACATAGTTCTTTAAATACTTCAAACACTTAAGACTTCTCTTTGATGAAAATCACCCAGGTGAACCTTGAGAagtcatcaacaacaacatatgCATACATCTTTCCTCCAAaactttcaacctgcataggtcccatcaagtccatatgaagtagctCCAGAACTTTTGACATGGTCAGATGTTGGAGCTTCTtatgtgacatctttgtttgcTTCCCAATTTGACATTCACCACAGATTCTTCCTTCACAAATTTTTAGCTTGGGAATACCTCTGACTGCTACCTTTGACAAAACTTTCTTCATACTTTTCAGATGTAAGTGATCAAGCTTTTGATGCCATAGCTTAGCCTCATCTTCATTATACATTAAGCATGCGGAGAAACAATCTGTTTCTTGAGGAGTCCATAAATAGAAGTTATCTTTTGATTTGTCTCCCTTCATGATAACTTCATTCTTCTCATTTGTTACCATGCATTCAGATTTACTAAAGTTAACTTTGAGgccttggtcacatagttgactaatACTTATCAAATTAACAGTCATCCCTTTAACAAACAGTACATCATCAAGACTAGGCAGTTCAAGATAGTCCAACTTTCCAACACCCTTTATTTCTCCTTTTGATCCATCTCCAAAGGTGACATAGCTAGTGGAAATATGATTTAATATCCACCAAGAATTTCTTGACAC includes:
- the LOC127138238 gene encoding uncharacterized protein LOC127138238 isoform X5; protein product: MVENGDPPQLTWKRKLNHQTNLPSEFILSIKDIIHLAPIGFRIWRYVREEKAKGKIGVIDPFAKRHITSSHGVPLGGVGAGSIGRSFKGDFQRLQLFPLACQDKPILANQFSLFVSRPNGEKHSTVLCSGKPDVLKENPASGIKSWDWNMNGASSTYHALYPRAWTVYEEPDPALRIVCRQISPVIPHNYKESSFPVSVFTFTLNNLGKTTADVTLLFTWANSVGGQSEFTGHHFNSKIKRPDGVHGVLLHHKTANEQSPLTFAIAAEETEHVHISECPVFVISGSYDGISAKDMWNEVKQHGSFDHLNSTETSVPSEPGSSIGAAIAATVTIPPDAQRTVTFSLAWDSPEVKFPGGRVYNRRYTKFYGTKGDAAADIAHDAIIEHRQWESQIEDWQRPILEDKRFPEWYPTTLFNELYFLNSGGSIWTDGSPPVQSLVTIGGRKFSLDGFISDSENTNNISRQNDTAINILESFTSVVEQIQTSSASKSAYGVSLLQEGEENIGQFLYLEGLEYQMWNTYDVHFYSSFSLVTLFPKLELSVQRDFAAAVLMHDPEKMQLLHDGQMVSRKVLGAVPHDIGICDPWFEVNGYNLYNTDRWKDLNPKFVLQVYRDVVATGDKKFARAVWPSVYIAIAYMDQFDKDGDGMIENEGFPDQTYDTWSVTGVSAYSGGLWVAALQATSALAREIGDKDSEVYFWHKFQKAKAVYEKLWNGSYFNYDSSRGSCNGGSPSSSIQADQLAGQWYARACGLSPIVDEHKIKSALQVVFDNNVMKVKGGKRGAVNGMLPDGKVDMSSMQSREIWSGVTYAVAATMIQENMIDMAFQTAEGIYEAAWSTNGLGYSFQTPEAWNTKDEYRSLCYMRPLAIWAMQWALSKEKVSQDDESEKSYINEEEIVSRCHAGFSKVARLLKWKEESGSRSVFQVIYDLTCKR
- the LOC127138238 gene encoding uncharacterized protein LOC127138238 isoform X3, whose protein sequence is MVENGDPPQLTWKRKLNHQTNLPSEFILSIKDIIHLAPIGFRIWRYVREEKAKGKIGVIDPFAKRHITSSHGVPLGGVGAGSIGRSFKGDFQRLQLFPLACQDKPILANQFSLFVSRPNGEKHSTVLCSGKPDVLKENPASGIKSWDWNMNGASSTYHALYPRAWTVYEEPDPALRIVCRQISPVIPHNYKESSFPVSVFTFTLNNLGKTTADVTLLFTWANSVGGQSEFTGHHFNSKIKRPDGVHGVLLHHKTANEQSPLTFAIAAEETEHVHISECPVFVISGSYDGISAKDMWNEVKQHGSFDHLNSTETSVPSEPGSSIGAAIAATVTIPPDAQRTVTFSLAWDSPEVKFPGGRVYNRRYTKFYGTKGDAAADIAHDAIIEHRQWESQIEDWQRPILEDKRFPEWYPTTLFNELYFLNSGGSIWTDGSPPVQSLVTIGGRKFSLDGFISDSENTNNISRQNDTAINILESFTSVVEQIQTSSASKSAYGVSLLQEGEENIGQFLYLEGLEYQMWNTYDVHFYSSFSLVTLFPKLELSVQRDFAAAVLMHDPEKMQLLHDGQMVSRKVLGAVPHDIGICDPWFEVNGYNLYNTDRWKDLNPKFVLQVYRDVVATGDKKFARAVWPSVYIAIAYMDQFDKDGDGMIENEGFPDQTYDTWSVTGVSAYSGGLWVAALQATSALAREIGDKDSEVYFWHKFQKAKAVYEKLWNGSYFNYDSSRGSCNGGSPSSSIQADQLAGQWYARACGLSPIVDEHKIKSALQVVFDNNVMKVKGGKRGAVNGMLPDGKVDMSSMQSREIWSGVTYAVAATMIQENMIDMAFQTAEGIYEAAWSTNGLGYSFQTPEAWNTKDEYRSLCYMRPLAIWAMQWALSKEKVSQDDESEKSYINEEEIVSRCHAGFSKVARLLKWKEESGSRSVFQVIYDLTCKRYV
- the LOC127138238 gene encoding uncharacterized protein LOC127138238 isoform X6, which produces MFVKKKPKESAGSIGRSFKGDFQRLQLFPLACQDKPILANQFSLFVSRPNGEKHSTVLCSGKPDVLKENPASGIKSWDWNMNGASSTYHALYPRAWTVYEEPDPALRIVCRQISPVIPHNYKESSFPVSVFTFTLNNLGKTTADVTLLFTWANSVGGQSEFTGHHFNSKIKRPDGVHGVLLHHKTANEQSPLTFAIAAEETEHVHISECPVFVISGSYDGISAKDMWNEVKQHGSFDHLNSTETSVPSEPGSSIGAAIAATVTIPPDAQRTVTFSLAWDSPEVKFPGGRVYNRRYTKFYGTKGDAAADIAHDAIIEHRQWESQIEDWQRPILEDKRFPEWYPTTLFNELYFLNSGGSIWTDGSPPVQSLVTIGGRKFSLDGFISDSENTNNISRQNDTAINILESFTSVVEQIQTSSASKSAYGVSLLQEGEENIGQFLYLEGLEYQMWNTYDVHFYSSFSLVTLFPKLELSVQRDFAAAVLMHDPEKMQLLHDGQMVSRKVLGAVPHDIGICDPWFEVNGYNLYNTDRWKDLNPKFVLQVYRDVVATGDKKFARAVWPSVYIAIAYMDQFDKDGDGMIENEGFPDQTYDTWSVTGVSAYSGGLWVAALQATSALAREIGDKDSEVYFWHKFQKAKAVYEKLWNGSYFNYDSSRGSCNGGSPSSSIQADQLAGQWYARACGLSPIVDEHKIKSALQVVFDNNVMKVKGGKRGAVNGMLPDGKVDMSSMQSREIWSGVTYAVAATMIQENMIDMAFQTAEGIYEAAWSTNGLGYSFQTPEAWNTKDEYRSLCYMRPLAIWAMQWALSKEKVSQDDESEKSYINEEEIVSRCHAGFSKVARLLKWKEESGSRSVFQVIYDLTCKRERS
- the LOC127138238 gene encoding uncharacterized protein LOC127138238 isoform X2 gives rise to the protein MVENGDPPQLTWKRKLNHQTNLPSEFILSIKDIIHLAPIGFRIWRYVREEKAKGKIGVIDPFAKRHITSSHGVPLGGVGAGSIGRSFKGDFQRLQLFPLACQDKPILANQFSLFVSRPNGEKHSTVLCSGKPDVLKENPASGIKSWDWNMNGASSTYHALYPRAWTVYEEPDPALRIVCRQISPVIPHNYKESSFPVSVFTFTLNNLGKTTADVTLLFTWANSVGGQSEFTGHHFNSKIKRPDGVHGVLLHHKTANEQSPLTFAIAAEETEHVHISECPVFVISGSYDGISAKDMWNEVKQHGSFDHLNSTETSVPSEPGSSIGAAIAATVTIPPDAQRTVTFSLAWDSPEVKFPGGRVYNRRYTKFYGTKGDAAADIAHDAIIEHRQWESQIEDWQRPILEDKRFPEWYPTTLFNELYFLNSGGSIWTDGSPPVQSLVTIGGRKFSLDGFISDSENTNNISRQNDTAINILESFTSVVEQIQTSSASKSAYGVSLLQEGEENIGQFLYLEGLEYQMWNTYDVHFYSSFSLVTLFPKLELSVQRDFAAAVLMHDPEKMQLLHDGQMVSRKVLGAVPHDIGICDPWFEVNGYNLYNTDRWKDLNPKFVLQVYRDVVATGDKKFARAVWPSVYIAIAYMDQFDKDGDGMIENEGFPDQTYDTWSVTGVSAYSGGLWVAALQATSALAREIGDKDSEVYFWHKFQKAKAVYEKLWNGSYFNYDSSRGSCNGGSPSSSIQADQLAGQWYARACGLSPIVDEHKIKSALQVVFDNNVMKVKGGKRGAVNGMLPDGKVDMSSMQSREIWSGVTYAVAATMIQENMIDMAFQTAEGIYEAAWSTNGLGYSFQTPEAWNTKDEYRSLCYMRPLAIWAMQWALSKEKVSQDDESEKSYINEEEIVSRCHAGFSKVARLLKWKEESGSRSVFQVIYDLTCKRERS